In Lujinxingia sediminis, a single genomic region encodes these proteins:
- a CDS encoding low molecular weight protein-tyrosine-phosphatase, whose translation MTTRVMFFCLGNICRSPLAEALFRYHVETRGLGDRFEIASSGTSGYHVGEPPDPGSVRVARERLGLDISGQRAQQLVGAHVQAYDWLVAMDGTNLRDARRLPGGARERLVLLRDYEPKMSLRGQDVPDPWGGGPEHFERVFEMVERCTAGLLDAMMAG comes from the coding sequence ATGACCACCCGTGTGATGTTCTTCTGTCTGGGTAATATCTGTCGCTCGCCGCTGGCCGAGGCGTTGTTTCGTTACCACGTGGAGACGCGGGGGTTGGGGGATCGTTTTGAGATCGCCTCGTCAGGGACGAGTGGTTATCACGTGGGGGAGCCGCCTGATCCCGGGAGTGTGAGGGTGGCACGAGAGAGGCTGGGGTTGGATATCTCCGGGCAGCGGGCTCAGCAGCTGGTCGGTGCGCATGTTCAAGCGTACGACTGGCTGGTGGCTATGGATGGAACCAACCTGCGAGATGCTCGACGACTGCCGGGTGGGGCTCGGGAAAGATTGGTACTGTTGCGGGATTATGAGCCGAAGATGTCGTTGAGGGGACAGGATGTTCCCGACCCGTGGGGCGGGGGGCCTGAGCATTTTGAGCGGGTGTTTGAGATGGTGGAGCGCTGCACCGCGGGGCTGCTCGATGCCATGATGGCGGGCTGA
- a CDS encoding protein-L-isoaspartate O-methyltransferase family protein codes for MRATRALCRVVCLSLLTGVGLMGCEPSPAPSSGGNPEETDVTMGTIEPKEDPQAAARQGERERMVEAHVVARGVRDRTVIEAMRAVPRQEFVPAPVRPRAYQDAPLPLGGGRTVLQPYLAALVLELLEVNPDDRVLEVSPGSGYTTALLTEMGARVNVMEGDCEMASLLGDDLVRAGYRGAEVRCGDGLKGWPERDAGFEGVLVHEAVTEPPEALVAQLSPGGRMVVALGEGEEQALTVVMKNEDGMVTLRDVELVQFWRSGEAK; via the coding sequence ATGCGAGCTACGCGAGCGTTGTGCCGGGTTGTGTGCCTGAGTCTGCTTACGGGGGTGGGGTTGATGGGATGTGAGCCCTCCCCTGCCCCGTCGTCGGGAGGGAATCCCGAAGAGACGGACGTGACGATGGGGACGATTGAGCCGAAGGAGGATCCGCAGGCGGCCGCGCGGCAGGGAGAGCGAGAGCGGATGGTGGAGGCGCACGTGGTGGCGCGAGGGGTCCGGGATCGCACGGTGATTGAGGCGATGCGAGCAGTGCCTCGCCAGGAGTTTGTGCCGGCGCCGGTGCGGCCGCGGGCGTATCAGGATGCGCCCTTGCCGCTGGGCGGGGGACGCACGGTCCTGCAGCCCTATCTTGCCGCGCTGGTTCTGGAGTTACTGGAAGTCAATCCGGACGATCGGGTTCTGGAGGTGTCTCCGGGCAGCGGGTATACGACGGCGTTGCTGACGGAGATGGGAGCCAGGGTCAACGTGATGGAGGGGGATTGTGAGATGGCCTCGTTGCTGGGTGATGACCTGGTGCGTGCGGGGTATCGAGGGGCGGAGGTGCGTTGTGGCGACGGGCTTAAGGGGTGGCCGGAGCGTGACGCTGGTTTTGAAGGGGTTTTGGTGCATGAAGCCGTGACGGAGCCTCCAGAAGCACTGGTTGCCCAGTTGTCGCCGGGGGGGCGAATGGTGGTGGCGCTGGGAGAGGGAGAGGAGCAAGCGCTGACGGTGGTCATGAAGAACGAGGATGGGATGGTGACCCTGCGCGACGTGGAGTTGGTTCAATTCTGGCGTTCGGGCGAGGCGAAGTAG